A part of Carassius carassius chromosome 32, fCarCar2.1, whole genome shotgun sequence genomic DNA contains:
- the ero1a gene encoding LOW QUALITY PROTEIN: ERO1-like protein alpha (The sequence of the model RefSeq protein was modified relative to this genomic sequence to represent the inferred CDS: substituted 1 base at 1 genomic stop codon): MKSFFILLALLLSSVHVTRAGSAAHRCFCQVTGTLDDCACDVETIDMFNNKEIFPKLQKLLASDYFRFYKVNLNNPCPFWTDHSQCGLKYCAVKPCTDGEVPEGLKSSSYKYSEAASQDIEECEKAEKLGAVNGSLSDETRQALQEWKKHDDESDRFCMLDDEDSPKSQYVDLLLNPERFTGYKGLEAWRIWNSIYEENCFKPYSVKRPLNPLASYSGERXCCFYRWLEGLCVEKRAFFRLISGLHASINTHLSARYLLDENWFEMKWGHNVSEFQLRFDEELTKGEGPKRLRNLYFLYLIELRALAKILPYFERPTFHLYTGQRTQDNENKKLLLELLHVAKSFPLHFDETALFAGNNKEAMKLKEDFKLTFKNISRIMDCVECFKCRLWGKLQTQGLGTALKILFSERQIEAMPNTSNTNPSFQLSRQEIVSLFNAFGRISTSVRELENFRSLLSNLKQ; encoded by the exons ATGAAATCCTTCTTCATTCTGTTGGCGCTTTTACTCTCCAGCGTCCACGTGACGAGAGCAGGATCCGCTGCACACAGGTGCTTCTGCCAG GTCACTGGGACTCTTGATGATTGTGCTTGTGATGTTGAGACCATCGACATGttcaacaacaaagaaatctttCCCAAACTACAAAAGCTACTAGCATCTGATTATTTCCGGTTTTATAAG GTCAATCTGAACAACCCCTGCCCGTTCTGGACAGACCACAGTCAGTGTGGACTCAAATACTGTGCTGTGAAACCGTGCACAGAC GGTGAAGTACCAGAAGGCCTTAAATCCAGCAGTTATAAG TATTCAGAAGCAGCCAGTCAGGATATAGAGGAGTGTGAGAAGGCAGAGAAACTCGGAGCTGTAAATGGTTCTCTAAG TGATGAGACACGTCAGGCTCTTCAGGAGTGGAAGAAACACGATGATGAATCGGACCGTTTCTGCATGTTGGATG atgaGGACTCGCCTAAATCACAGTATGTTGACCTCCTGCTCAATCCTGAGCGTTTCACCGGCTATAAAGGACTGGAGGCCTGGCGGATCTGGAACAGCATATATGAGGAGAACTGCTTCAA acCGTATTCAGTTAAACGACCACTGAATCCTTTGGCATCTTACAGTGGTGAGCGTTAGTGCT GCTTCTATCGCTGGCTAGAAG GCTTGTGTGTGGAGAAGCGAGCGTTCTTCAGGCTGATCTCAGGACTGCATGCCAGTATAAACACTCACCTGAGCGCCAGGTACCTACTAGACG AAAACTGGTTTGAAATGAAGTGGGGTCACAACGTCTCCGAGTTCCAGTTGAGGTTTGACGAGGAGCTGACAAAAGGGGAGGGGCCAAAGAGATTACGCAACCTCTACTTCCTGTACCTCATTGAGCTGCGTGCTCTCGCAAAAATACTGCCTTATTTTGAACGTCCTACCTTTCATCTGTACACTGGCCAACGCACTCAAGACAACGAGAACAAGAAACTGCTTCTAGAGCTCCTCCATGTGGCCAA ATCCTTTCCATTACATTTTGATGAGACTGCTCTGTTTGCTGGAAATAACAAGGAAGCTATGAAACTGAAA GAAGACTTCAAGCTGACTTTTAAGAACATCTCGCGCATCATGGATTGTGTTGAGTGTTTTAAATGCAGACTTTGGGGCAAATTGCAG ACTCAGGGCTTGGGAACTGCACTGAAAATCCTGTTCTCAGAAAGGCAGATAGAGGCAATGCCCAACACAAGCAACACCAATCCATCATTTCAGCTCAGCCGGCAGGAAATAGTGTCTTTGTTCAATGCTTTTGGAAG GATCTCCACAAGTGTCAGAGAGCTGGAGAACTTTCGGTCGCTGTTGTCAAATCTCAAACAGTGA